In the Gossypium arboreum isolate Shixiya-1 chromosome 10, ASM2569848v2, whole genome shotgun sequence genome, one interval contains:
- the LOC108487148 gene encoding uncharacterized protein LOC108487148 isoform X2, which translates to MADRNTTASKPIWMKQAEEAKQKTEAEKAAAAKAAFEATFKDVDKNRNKDVVAASSDSESEDTGDLVNKPIGPVDPVKCMAAGPGIAGGTACAASTFMVVTRDADERKVQSGGAQIKVRVSPGVGIGGSEQYGIVKDMGDGTYSVTYVVPKRGNYMVNIECNGKPIMGSPFPVFFSAGKSTGGLLGVAPASTYPNLVNQTMPNMPNYTGSVSGAFPGLLGMIPGIISGASGGAILPGMGASLGEVCREYLNGRCAKTDCKLNHPPHNLLMTALAATTSMGTLSQVPMAPSAAAMAAAQTIVAAQALQAHSAQVQAQAQSIKDSSDSPDKAGKADALKKTLQVSNLSPLLTAEQLKQLFSFCGSVVECTITDSKHFAYIEYSKPEEAMAALALNNMDIGGRPLNVEMAKTLPQKPAISSLTSSSLPMMMQQAVAMQQMQFQQALLMQQTLTAQQAANRAASMKSATELAAARAAEISKKLKADGLVNEEKEIKSESRSPSTSRARSRSRSKSKSPLSYRRQSRSKSRSPISYRRRSRSMSRSPISYRQRRRSCSYSPPPRFRRDCRSRSPERSHHCSRYDSERLSYRGRNDNDRSRRRDLDRSHDPCSYILRRNRSRTMSMSPQTRKSLAVDSDSPKHSQESSPKVRRSSRPGSRSPRHRRRRSSPKDDERKSKCRKRSRSKSVDSDNKKDKKSKHHSRRRSRSLSSEGKHRRRSRSSASSGDNKSKHRRQTLSASPECKVRPHGKIDETINDELKHSHRRRSRSISTEGRQYAKERSGRSRDKKSKHRDRWQSRSRSADRKHPKGSRLPPRNSDEKKSKHRRRPRSKSTEFKQLSIDKTDERSECCAEKHFLSAEDRPPRGRRSSPRSSEDNDSRPRRRSRSKSAEGDEGVLVSKEDSKVSVNDGQESKRKRFLNFDNAEGLSPNKRSDAEEANKLERSSELEDHSISPQPK; encoded by the exons ATGGCGGATAGAAACACGACCGCTTCAAAGCCTATATGGATGAAACAAGCCGAGGAAGCCAAGCAAAAAACTGAGGCTGAAAAAGCTGCTGCTGCTAAAGCAGCTTTCGAAGCCACATTCAAGGATGTTGATAAGAACCGTAACAAGGATGTGGTGGCTGCTTCATCGGATAGTGAATCCGAGGACACCGGTGACTTGGTGAACAAGCCAATTGGTCCCGTGGATCCCGTTAAATGCATGGCCGCGGGGCCAGGAATAGCGGGTGGCACTGCCTGTGCTGCCTCCACGTTTATGGTGGTAACGAGAGATGCAGATGAAAGGAAAGTACAGAGTGGGGGTGCGCAGATTAAGGTGAGGGTTTCGCCAGGTGTGGGTATTGGGGGCTCAGAACAGTATGGCATTGTGAAGGATATGGGAGATGGGACTTACTCTGTAACTTATGTGGTGCCTAAGAGAGGGAACTATATGGTAAACATTGAATGCAATGGGAAACCCATCATGGGTAGCCCATTCCCGGTGTTCTTCAGTGCAG GTAAGTCTACCGGAGGACTACTAGGGGTGGCTCCTGCATCCACATATCCAAATCTAGTAAACCAAACCATGCCCAACATGCCAAATTATACAGGTTCTGTTTCTGGAGCTTTCCCTGGCTTGTTGGGAATGATCCCAGGCATTATTTCTGGTGCTTCAGGTGGTGCTATATTGCCTGGAATGGGGGCATCTCTTGGTGAAGTTTGTCGAGAATACCTCAATGGCCGTTGTGCTAAAACTGATTGCAAATTGAACCATCCTCCTCACAATTTGCTGATGACTGCTTTGGCTGCAACAACCAGCATGGGAACTCTTAGTCAGGTACCTATGGCACCTTCAGCGGCTGCAATGGCTGCAGCTCAGACTATTGTTGCTGCTCAGGCCCTTCAAGCTCATTCAGCTCAGGTTCAAGCACAAGCTCAGTCAATTAAGGATTCATCTG ATTCTCCTGACAAAGCTGGGAAGGCTGATGCATTGAAGAAAACCCTACAAGTTAGCAATCTTAGCCCACTTCTCACAGCTGAGCAGTTGAAACAGCTTTTTAGCTTCTGTGGTTCTGTTGTCGAGTGTACAATCACTGATTCAAAACATTTTGCTTATATAGAATACTCAAAACCTGAGGAAGCAATGGCTGCTTTGGCATTAAACAATATGGATATTGGTGGTCGACCATTAAATGTGGAGATGGCTAAAACGCTTCCTCAGAAACCAGCTATTTCATCATTGACATCATCGTCTCTGCCTATGATGATGCAGCAAGCTGTTGCCATGCAACAGATGCAATTCCAACAGGCTTTGCTTATGCAACAAACCTTGACTGCTCAGCAGGCAGCTAATCGAGCTGCAAGCATGAAGTCTGCAACAGAGTTAGCTGCAGCAAGAGCTGCCGAAATAAGTAAGAAGCTAAAAGCTGATGGACTTGTTAATGAAGAGAAGGAAATCAAGAGTGAATCTAG GTCACCATCTACTTCCCGTGCAAGGTCAAGATCAAGATCCAAATCAAAGTCACCCCTTAGTTATCGAAGACAGTCAAGGTCAAAGTCTAGATCACCAATCAGTTATAGGCGAAGGTCAAGGTCCATGTCAAGATCACCAATCAGCTATAGGCAAAGGAGGAGGTCTTGCTCTTATTCACCTCCACCTCGTTTCCGGCGAGACTGTAGGTCCAGATCACCTGAGCGGTCTCATCATTGTTCAAGGTATGATAGTGAAAGACTGTCATATAGAGGTCGAAATGACAATGATAGGAGTAGGAGAAGAGATCTGGACAGATCACATGATCCTTGTTCTTATATTTTGAGGAGAAATAGGAGTAGGACTATGAGTATGAGTCCTCAAACAAGAAAATCACTTGCTGTAGATTCAGACTCCCCAAAACATAGCCAAGAAAGTTCACCAAAGGTGAGGAGATCATCCCGTCCTGGTTCGAGATCACCAAGGCATCGTAGAAGAAGGTCATCTCCAAAGGATGatgaaagaaaatcaaaatgcAGAAAGCGCTCTAGGTCAAAATCTGTCGATTCTGATAACAAAAAGGATAAAAAATCAAAGCACCACAGCAGAAGGCGCTCCAGGTCATTATCTTCAGAGGGTAAGCATCGAAGAAGAAGCAGGTCTTCTGCAAGTTCGGGTGATAACAAATCAAAACACAGACGGCAGACCTTGTCAGCTTCTCCGGAATGCAAGGTTCGCCCCCACGGTAAAATTGATGAAACAATAAATGATGAGTTGAAACATAGTCATAGAAGGCGATCTCGGTCTATATCTACTGAAGGTAGGCAGTATGCCAAAGAGAGGAGTGGTAGAAGTAGAGATAAGAAGTCTAAACATCGGGATAGATGGCAATCGAGGTCAAGATCTGCTGACCGCAAGCATCCCAAAGGAAGCAGGCTGCCCCCCAGAAATTCAGATGAGAAAAAATCAAAACACCGAAGGCGCCCTAGGTCAAAGTCTACTGAATTCAAGCAACTTTCCATTGATAAAACAGATGAAAGATCAGAATGCTGTGCGGAAAAACATTTTTTATCAGCTGAAGATAGGCCTCCTAGAGGAAGAAGATCTTCTCCTAGAAGTTCTGAAGACAATGATTCAAGACCAAGAAGGCGCTCTAGGTCAAAGTCTGCTGAAG GGGATGAAGGAGTGTTGGTTTCAAAAGAGGACTCCAAAGTTTCTGTAAATGATGGCCAGGAATCAAAGAGAAAACGTTTTCTGAACTTTGATAATGCTGAAGGACTCTCACCAAATAAAAGATCGGATGCAGAAGAAGCAAATAAACTTGAAAGATCAAGTG AATTAGAAGATCATTCAATTTCTCCTCAGCCGAAATGA
- the LOC108487148 gene encoding uncharacterized protein LOC108487148 isoform X1, whose amino-acid sequence MADRNTTASKPIWMKQAEEAKQKTEAEKAAAAKAAFEATFKDVDKNRNKDVVAASSDSESEDTGDLVNKPIGPVDPVKCMAAGPGIAGGTACAASTFMVVTRDADERKVQSGGAQIKVRVSPGVGIGGSEQYGIVKDMGDGTYSVTYVVPKRGNYMVNIECNGKPIMGSPFPVFFSAGKSTGGLLGVAPASTYPNLVNQTMPNMPNYTGSVSGAFPGLLGMIPGIISGASGGAILPGMGASLGEVCREYLNGRCAKTDCKLNHPPHNLLMTALAATTSMGTLSQVPMAPSAAAMAAAQTIVAAQALQAHSAQVQAQAQSIKDSSDSPDKAGKADALKKTLQVSNLSPLLTAEQLKQLFSFCGSVVECTITDSKHFAYIEYSKPEEAMAALALNNMDIGGRPLNVEMAKTLPQKPAISSLTSSSLPMMMQQAVAMQQMQFQQALLMQQTLTAQQAANRAASMKSATELAAARAAEISKKLKADGLVNEEKEIKSESRSPSTSRARSRSRSKSKSPLSYRRQSRSKSRSPISYRRRSRSMSRSPISYRQRRRSCSYSPPPRFRRDCRSRSPERSHHCSRYDSERLSYRGRNDNDRSRRRDLDRSHDPCSYILRRNRSRTMSMSPQTRKSLAVDSDSPKHSQESSPKVRRSSRPGSRSPRHRRRRSSPKDDERKSKCRKRSRSKSVDSDNKKDKKSKHHSRRRSRSLSSEGKHRRRSRSSASSGDNKSKHRRQTLSASPECKVRPHGKIDETINDELKHSHRRRSRSISTEGRQYAKERSGRSRDKKSKHRDRWQSRSRSADRKHPKGSRLPPRNSDEKKSKHRRRPRSKSTEFKQLSIDKTDERSECCAEKHFLSAEDRPPRGRRSSPRSSEDNDSRPRRRSRSKSAEGDEGVLVSKEDSKVSVNDGQESKRKRFLNFDNAEGLSPNKRSDAEEANKLERSSGKQWLEINELEDHSISPQPK is encoded by the exons ATGGCGGATAGAAACACGACCGCTTCAAAGCCTATATGGATGAAACAAGCCGAGGAAGCCAAGCAAAAAACTGAGGCTGAAAAAGCTGCTGCTGCTAAAGCAGCTTTCGAAGCCACATTCAAGGATGTTGATAAGAACCGTAACAAGGATGTGGTGGCTGCTTCATCGGATAGTGAATCCGAGGACACCGGTGACTTGGTGAACAAGCCAATTGGTCCCGTGGATCCCGTTAAATGCATGGCCGCGGGGCCAGGAATAGCGGGTGGCACTGCCTGTGCTGCCTCCACGTTTATGGTGGTAACGAGAGATGCAGATGAAAGGAAAGTACAGAGTGGGGGTGCGCAGATTAAGGTGAGGGTTTCGCCAGGTGTGGGTATTGGGGGCTCAGAACAGTATGGCATTGTGAAGGATATGGGAGATGGGACTTACTCTGTAACTTATGTGGTGCCTAAGAGAGGGAACTATATGGTAAACATTGAATGCAATGGGAAACCCATCATGGGTAGCCCATTCCCGGTGTTCTTCAGTGCAG GTAAGTCTACCGGAGGACTACTAGGGGTGGCTCCTGCATCCACATATCCAAATCTAGTAAACCAAACCATGCCCAACATGCCAAATTATACAGGTTCTGTTTCTGGAGCTTTCCCTGGCTTGTTGGGAATGATCCCAGGCATTATTTCTGGTGCTTCAGGTGGTGCTATATTGCCTGGAATGGGGGCATCTCTTGGTGAAGTTTGTCGAGAATACCTCAATGGCCGTTGTGCTAAAACTGATTGCAAATTGAACCATCCTCCTCACAATTTGCTGATGACTGCTTTGGCTGCAACAACCAGCATGGGAACTCTTAGTCAGGTACCTATGGCACCTTCAGCGGCTGCAATGGCTGCAGCTCAGACTATTGTTGCTGCTCAGGCCCTTCAAGCTCATTCAGCTCAGGTTCAAGCACAAGCTCAGTCAATTAAGGATTCATCTG ATTCTCCTGACAAAGCTGGGAAGGCTGATGCATTGAAGAAAACCCTACAAGTTAGCAATCTTAGCCCACTTCTCACAGCTGAGCAGTTGAAACAGCTTTTTAGCTTCTGTGGTTCTGTTGTCGAGTGTACAATCACTGATTCAAAACATTTTGCTTATATAGAATACTCAAAACCTGAGGAAGCAATGGCTGCTTTGGCATTAAACAATATGGATATTGGTGGTCGACCATTAAATGTGGAGATGGCTAAAACGCTTCCTCAGAAACCAGCTATTTCATCATTGACATCATCGTCTCTGCCTATGATGATGCAGCAAGCTGTTGCCATGCAACAGATGCAATTCCAACAGGCTTTGCTTATGCAACAAACCTTGACTGCTCAGCAGGCAGCTAATCGAGCTGCAAGCATGAAGTCTGCAACAGAGTTAGCTGCAGCAAGAGCTGCCGAAATAAGTAAGAAGCTAAAAGCTGATGGACTTGTTAATGAAGAGAAGGAAATCAAGAGTGAATCTAG GTCACCATCTACTTCCCGTGCAAGGTCAAGATCAAGATCCAAATCAAAGTCACCCCTTAGTTATCGAAGACAGTCAAGGTCAAAGTCTAGATCACCAATCAGTTATAGGCGAAGGTCAAGGTCCATGTCAAGATCACCAATCAGCTATAGGCAAAGGAGGAGGTCTTGCTCTTATTCACCTCCACCTCGTTTCCGGCGAGACTGTAGGTCCAGATCACCTGAGCGGTCTCATCATTGTTCAAGGTATGATAGTGAAAGACTGTCATATAGAGGTCGAAATGACAATGATAGGAGTAGGAGAAGAGATCTGGACAGATCACATGATCCTTGTTCTTATATTTTGAGGAGAAATAGGAGTAGGACTATGAGTATGAGTCCTCAAACAAGAAAATCACTTGCTGTAGATTCAGACTCCCCAAAACATAGCCAAGAAAGTTCACCAAAGGTGAGGAGATCATCCCGTCCTGGTTCGAGATCACCAAGGCATCGTAGAAGAAGGTCATCTCCAAAGGATGatgaaagaaaatcaaaatgcAGAAAGCGCTCTAGGTCAAAATCTGTCGATTCTGATAACAAAAAGGATAAAAAATCAAAGCACCACAGCAGAAGGCGCTCCAGGTCATTATCTTCAGAGGGTAAGCATCGAAGAAGAAGCAGGTCTTCTGCAAGTTCGGGTGATAACAAATCAAAACACAGACGGCAGACCTTGTCAGCTTCTCCGGAATGCAAGGTTCGCCCCCACGGTAAAATTGATGAAACAATAAATGATGAGTTGAAACATAGTCATAGAAGGCGATCTCGGTCTATATCTACTGAAGGTAGGCAGTATGCCAAAGAGAGGAGTGGTAGAAGTAGAGATAAGAAGTCTAAACATCGGGATAGATGGCAATCGAGGTCAAGATCTGCTGACCGCAAGCATCCCAAAGGAAGCAGGCTGCCCCCCAGAAATTCAGATGAGAAAAAATCAAAACACCGAAGGCGCCCTAGGTCAAAGTCTACTGAATTCAAGCAACTTTCCATTGATAAAACAGATGAAAGATCAGAATGCTGTGCGGAAAAACATTTTTTATCAGCTGAAGATAGGCCTCCTAGAGGAAGAAGATCTTCTCCTAGAAGTTCTGAAGACAATGATTCAAGACCAAGAAGGCGCTCTAGGTCAAAGTCTGCTGAAG GGGATGAAGGAGTGTTGGTTTCAAAAGAGGACTCCAAAGTTTCTGTAAATGATGGCCAGGAATCAAAGAGAAAACGTTTTCTGAACTTTGATAATGCTGAAGGACTCTCACCAAATAAAAGATCGGATGCAGAAGAAGCAAATAAACTTGAAAGATCAAGTGGTAAGCAGTGGCTTGAAATTAATG AATTAGAAGATCATTCAATTTCTCCTCAGCCGAAATGA
- the LOC108487148 gene encoding uncharacterized protein LOC108487148 isoform X3, whose amino-acid sequence MADRNTTASKPIWMKQAEEAKQKTEAEKAAAAKAAFEATFKDVDKNRNKDVVAASSDSESEDTGDLVNKPIGPVDPVKCMAAGPGIAGGTACAASTFMVVTRDADERKVQSGGAQIKVRVSPGVGIGGSEQYGIVKDMGDGTYSVTYVVPKRGNYMVNIECNGKPIMGSPFPVFFSAGKSTGGLLGVAPASTYPNLVNQTMPNMPNYTGSVSGAFPGLLGMIPGIISGASGGAILPGMGASLGEVCREYLNGRCAKTDCKLNHPPHNLLMTALAATTSMGTLSQVPMAPSAAAMAAAQTIVAAQALQAHSAQVQAQAQSIKDSSDSPDKAGKADALKKTLQVSNLSPLLTAEQLKQLFSFCGSVVECTITDSKHFAYIEYSKPEEAMAALALNNMDIGGRPLNVEMAKTLPQKPAISSLTSSSLPMMMQQAVAMQQMQFQQALLMQQTLTAQQAANRAASMKSATELAAARAAEISKKLKADGLVNEEKEIKSESRSPSTSRARSRSRSKSKSPLSYRRQSRSKSRSPISYRRRSRSMSRSPISYRQRRRSCSYSPPPRFRRDCRSRSPERSHHCSRYDSERLSYRGRNDNDRSRRRDLDRSHDPCSYILRRNRSRTMSMSPQTRKSLAVDSDSPKHSQESSPKVRRSSRPGSRSPRHRRRRSSPKDDERKSKCRKRSRSKSVDSDNKKDKKSKHHSRRRSRSLSSEGKHRRRSRSSASSGDNKSKHRRQTLSASPECKVRPHGKIDETINDELKHSHRRRSRSISTEGRQYAKERSGRSRDKKSKHRDRWQSRSRSADRKHPKGSRLPPRNSDEKKSKHRRRPRSKSTEFKQLSIDKTDERSECCAEKHFLSAEDRPPRGRRSSPRSSEDNDSRPRRRSRSKSAEG is encoded by the exons ATGGCGGATAGAAACACGACCGCTTCAAAGCCTATATGGATGAAACAAGCCGAGGAAGCCAAGCAAAAAACTGAGGCTGAAAAAGCTGCTGCTGCTAAAGCAGCTTTCGAAGCCACATTCAAGGATGTTGATAAGAACCGTAACAAGGATGTGGTGGCTGCTTCATCGGATAGTGAATCCGAGGACACCGGTGACTTGGTGAACAAGCCAATTGGTCCCGTGGATCCCGTTAAATGCATGGCCGCGGGGCCAGGAATAGCGGGTGGCACTGCCTGTGCTGCCTCCACGTTTATGGTGGTAACGAGAGATGCAGATGAAAGGAAAGTACAGAGTGGGGGTGCGCAGATTAAGGTGAGGGTTTCGCCAGGTGTGGGTATTGGGGGCTCAGAACAGTATGGCATTGTGAAGGATATGGGAGATGGGACTTACTCTGTAACTTATGTGGTGCCTAAGAGAGGGAACTATATGGTAAACATTGAATGCAATGGGAAACCCATCATGGGTAGCCCATTCCCGGTGTTCTTCAGTGCAG GTAAGTCTACCGGAGGACTACTAGGGGTGGCTCCTGCATCCACATATCCAAATCTAGTAAACCAAACCATGCCCAACATGCCAAATTATACAGGTTCTGTTTCTGGAGCTTTCCCTGGCTTGTTGGGAATGATCCCAGGCATTATTTCTGGTGCTTCAGGTGGTGCTATATTGCCTGGAATGGGGGCATCTCTTGGTGAAGTTTGTCGAGAATACCTCAATGGCCGTTGTGCTAAAACTGATTGCAAATTGAACCATCCTCCTCACAATTTGCTGATGACTGCTTTGGCTGCAACAACCAGCATGGGAACTCTTAGTCAGGTACCTATGGCACCTTCAGCGGCTGCAATGGCTGCAGCTCAGACTATTGTTGCTGCTCAGGCCCTTCAAGCTCATTCAGCTCAGGTTCAAGCACAAGCTCAGTCAATTAAGGATTCATCTG ATTCTCCTGACAAAGCTGGGAAGGCTGATGCATTGAAGAAAACCCTACAAGTTAGCAATCTTAGCCCACTTCTCACAGCTGAGCAGTTGAAACAGCTTTTTAGCTTCTGTGGTTCTGTTGTCGAGTGTACAATCACTGATTCAAAACATTTTGCTTATATAGAATACTCAAAACCTGAGGAAGCAATGGCTGCTTTGGCATTAAACAATATGGATATTGGTGGTCGACCATTAAATGTGGAGATGGCTAAAACGCTTCCTCAGAAACCAGCTATTTCATCATTGACATCATCGTCTCTGCCTATGATGATGCAGCAAGCTGTTGCCATGCAACAGATGCAATTCCAACAGGCTTTGCTTATGCAACAAACCTTGACTGCTCAGCAGGCAGCTAATCGAGCTGCAAGCATGAAGTCTGCAACAGAGTTAGCTGCAGCAAGAGCTGCCGAAATAAGTAAGAAGCTAAAAGCTGATGGACTTGTTAATGAAGAGAAGGAAATCAAGAGTGAATCTAG GTCACCATCTACTTCCCGTGCAAGGTCAAGATCAAGATCCAAATCAAAGTCACCCCTTAGTTATCGAAGACAGTCAAGGTCAAAGTCTAGATCACCAATCAGTTATAGGCGAAGGTCAAGGTCCATGTCAAGATCACCAATCAGCTATAGGCAAAGGAGGAGGTCTTGCTCTTATTCACCTCCACCTCGTTTCCGGCGAGACTGTAGGTCCAGATCACCTGAGCGGTCTCATCATTGTTCAAGGTATGATAGTGAAAGACTGTCATATAGAGGTCGAAATGACAATGATAGGAGTAGGAGAAGAGATCTGGACAGATCACATGATCCTTGTTCTTATATTTTGAGGAGAAATAGGAGTAGGACTATGAGTATGAGTCCTCAAACAAGAAAATCACTTGCTGTAGATTCAGACTCCCCAAAACATAGCCAAGAAAGTTCACCAAAGGTGAGGAGATCATCCCGTCCTGGTTCGAGATCACCAAGGCATCGTAGAAGAAGGTCATCTCCAAAGGATGatgaaagaaaatcaaaatgcAGAAAGCGCTCTAGGTCAAAATCTGTCGATTCTGATAACAAAAAGGATAAAAAATCAAAGCACCACAGCAGAAGGCGCTCCAGGTCATTATCTTCAGAGGGTAAGCATCGAAGAAGAAGCAGGTCTTCTGCAAGTTCGGGTGATAACAAATCAAAACACAGACGGCAGACCTTGTCAGCTTCTCCGGAATGCAAGGTTCGCCCCCACGGTAAAATTGATGAAACAATAAATGATGAGTTGAAACATAGTCATAGAAGGCGATCTCGGTCTATATCTACTGAAGGTAGGCAGTATGCCAAAGAGAGGAGTGGTAGAAGTAGAGATAAGAAGTCTAAACATCGGGATAGATGGCAATCGAGGTCAAGATCTGCTGACCGCAAGCATCCCAAAGGAAGCAGGCTGCCCCCCAGAAATTCAGATGAGAAAAAATCAAAACACCGAAGGCGCCCTAGGTCAAAGTCTACTGAATTCAAGCAACTTTCCATTGATAAAACAGATGAAAGATCAGAATGCTGTGCGGAAAAACATTTTTTATCAGCTGAAGATAGGCCTCCTAGAGGAAGAAGATCTTCTCCTAGAAGTTCTGAAGACAATGATTCAAGACCAAGAAGGCGCTCTAGGTCAAAGTCTGCTGAAGGTTGA